A stretch of the Candidatus Methylomirabilota bacterium genome encodes the following:
- a CDS encoding GNAT family N-acetyltransferase, with protein sequence MTIFTTPRLLLRPFGAGDAEAHARLYDDPEVTRWLGDGPWLGAAARARSRATLERFAEGWAAHGWGVWAVTDRATGEVMGQCGLKPLRLEAEGPVEIEVLYALERRHWGRGIASEAARAALDHGFGTLALPRIVAVARPDNRASRAVLEKLGLRYERDLTLAGIPAVCYAQSRDAHLARNAADEARARA encoded by the coding sequence ATGACCATCTTCACCACCCCGCGCCTGTTGCTCCGGCCCTTCGGCGCTGGCGACGCCGAGGCGCATGCCCGCCTTTACGACGACCCCGAGGTGACGCGCTGGCTCGGCGACGGTCCCTGGCTGGGCGCCGCCGCGCGCGCCCGATCCCGCGCCACTCTGGAGCGCTTTGCCGAAGGGTGGGCGGCGCATGGCTGGGGCGTGTGGGCCGTCACCGATCGCGCGACCGGTGAGGTCATGGGGCAATGCGGGCTCAAGCCGCTCCGGCTCGAGGCCGAGGGGCCCGTCGAGATCGAGGTGCTGTATGCCCTCGAGCGCCGGCATTGGGGTCGGGGGATCGCCTCGGAGGCCGCTCGCGCCGCGCTCGATCATGGCTTCGGCACGCTCGCCCTGCCCCGCATCGTCGCGGTGGCGCGCCCCGACAATCGCGCGTCCCGCGCGGTGCTGGAGAAGCTGGGCCTGCGCTACGAGCGGGATCTGACCCTCGCGGGGATCCCCGCCGTCTGCTACGCGCAGTCGCGCGACGCGCACCTCGCGCGGAACGCGGCGGACGAGGCGCGGGCTCGCGCATGA
- a CDS encoding Rieske 2Fe-2S domain-containing protein — MDAETWRLDAHTLAPGQTVKLRLRRHGGGLVEGFVVNHGGTLVAYVNACPHAGNPLDLRAAGFYSQDGRHLVCSVHGAVFAPDTGVCTEGPCPGARLDPLTVTRDGDAFVISCPT; from the coding sequence GTGGACGCCGAGACCTGGCGGCTGGACGCGCACACGCTCGCGCCGGGCCAGACGGTGAAGCTCCGGCTCCGGCGGCACGGCGGGGGGCTGGTGGAGGGTTTCGTGGTGAATCACGGCGGCACCCTCGTCGCCTATGTCAACGCATGCCCCCATGCCGGCAACCCGCTCGACCTCCGCGCCGCGGGCTTTTACTCGCAGGACGGGCGTCATCTGGTCTGCTCGGTGCACGGCGCGGTGTTCGCCCCCGACACCGGTGTCTGCACGGAGGGCCCGTGTCCCGGCGCGCGCCTCGACCCCCTCACCGTGACGCGTGACGGCGACGCCTTCGTCATCTCGTGCCCGACATGA
- a CDS encoding META domain-containing protein: MRPRVILVLLALSLAACATPPMADDGTLPRHALIGTSWLAQAIDGTVADPAVQSTVTFQREDQVIGSGGCNRYFGRLGLSGSTLSISGVGNTRMMCSPVPVMQQEQRFLEALQASVAWRREGDTLILLDLAGRERLQLVRTAG, translated from the coding sequence ATGCGGCCGCGCGTCATCCTCGTCCTGCTCGCTCTGTCGCTCGCCGCCTGCGCCACGCCGCCGATGGCCGACGACGGGACGCTGCCCCGCCATGCCCTGATCGGCACGTCCTGGCTCGCCCAGGCCATCGATGGGACGGTGGCGGATCCCGCGGTGCAATCGACCGTCACATTTCAGCGAGAGGACCAGGTGATCGGCAGTGGCGGCTGCAACCGGTACTTCGGCCGCCTCGGGCTCAGCGGCAGCACGCTGTCGATCAGCGGCGTGGGCAACACCAGGATGATGTGCTCGCCGGTTCCGGTGATGCAGCAGGAGCAGCGCTTCCTGGAGGCGCTGCAGGCCTCGGTGGCCTGGCGGCGCGAGGGGGATACGCTCATCCTCCTCGACCTCGCGGGGCGCGAGCGGCTGCAACTGGTCCGCACCGCCGGCTGA
- a CDS encoding glycosyltransferase family 2 protein has translation MTTPRSAPKVVVVMPAYNAGRTLRLTYEELPKESVNLVILVDDGSTDKTLDIARELGLEIFVHDRNYGYGANQKTCYTEALRAGADIVVMVHPDYQYDPTLVPKIIEPLVRNEADLVLGSRLAGGGSAVQQGMPWWKYVANRFLTWVENRAFGLSLSEFHTGYRAFSREILEAVNFRMNSDGFVFDQEIIAQAVSGRFRLAEIAVPVRYFAEASSASFVDSCVYGTKILWVVTRYLLHRTGLKRSRRLQSIRGRYARLDPGSEAPGPS, from the coding sequence GTGACGACGCCCCGCTCGGCGCCGAAGGTCGTGGTGGTCATGCCCGCGTACAACGCGGGACGCACCCTGCGCCTCACCTACGAGGAGCTGCCGAAGGAGTCGGTGAACCTCGTGATCCTCGTGGACGATGGCTCCACCGACAAGACGCTCGACATCGCGCGCGAGCTGGGGCTCGAGATCTTCGTCCACGATCGGAACTACGGCTACGGGGCCAACCAGAAGACCTGCTACACGGAGGCGCTTCGGGCGGGGGCCGACATCGTCGTGATGGTGCACCCCGACTACCAATATGATCCGACGCTGGTGCCGAAGATCATCGAGCCCCTCGTACGGAACGAGGCCGACCTCGTGCTCGGCTCGCGTCTGGCCGGCGGCGGCTCCGCCGTCCAGCAGGGGATGCCGTGGTGGAAGTACGTGGCCAACCGGTTCCTCACCTGGGTGGAGAACCGGGCGTTCGGCCTGAGCCTCTCGGAGTTCCACACGGGGTATCGGGCGTTCAGCCGTGAGATCCTCGAGGCGGTGAACTTTCGGATGAACTCCGACGGCTTCGTGTTCGACCAGGAGATCATCGCGCAGGCCGTGTCGGGCCGGTTCCGCCTCGCGGAGATCGCGGTGCCGGTGCGGTACTTCGCCGAGGCCTCATCCGCGAGCTTCGTGGACTCGTGCGTGTACGGGACCAAGATCCTCTGGGTGGTGACCCGCTACCTGCTGCACCGCACCGGACTCAAGCGCTCGCGCCGGCTTCAAAGCATACGCGGCCGCTACGCGCGGCTCGATCCCGGGTCCGAGGCACCGGGCCCGAGTTGA
- a CDS encoding ABC transporter ATP-binding protein → MAAAEALAVDARGLTKTFRGGWLGRRRTEALRGTSLAVPRGAIMGLLGPNGAGKTTLLSILATLLIPDGGTARILGLDVVKQAREVRRRLNMTSGNTSFVWSLRPPEVLEFYGRLYGFQGRALRTRVEALIERCELGPHRKTQYNELSTGLKQRLAFAKSLLNDPEVLFLDEPTLGLDPDVSVRIRAQVADLRRERGTTIILTTHYMREAEELCDEIAFIKGGRILAQGPPDALKRQIRIGEVVALKLDPVEPAGLADLAGVLDVRRHGDTVEATVDAVEKRLPEILRWLHDQGVVVRDCRVHEPDLEEVFVELAR, encoded by the coding sequence ATGGCCGCCGCCGAAGCCCTCGCAGTTGATGCGCGCGGCCTGACCAAGACCTTTCGGGGAGGCTGGCTGGGGCGGCGCCGCACCGAAGCCCTGCGCGGGACGAGTCTCGCCGTGCCGCGGGGCGCCATCATGGGACTGCTCGGCCCGAACGGCGCGGGCAAGACCACGCTGCTGTCCATCCTCGCCACCTTGCTCATTCCCGATGGCGGCACCGCGCGCATCCTCGGACTCGACGTGGTGAAGCAGGCGCGGGAGGTGCGTCGGCGGCTCAACATGACCAGCGGCAACACCTCGTTCGTGTGGAGCCTGCGGCCGCCCGAGGTGTTGGAGTTCTACGGCCGTCTCTACGGGTTCCAGGGCCGTGCCCTCCGGACGCGCGTGGAAGCGCTCATCGAGCGGTGCGAGCTCGGCCCGCACCGGAAGACGCAGTACAACGAGCTGTCCACGGGGCTCAAGCAGCGTCTCGCGTTCGCGAAGTCGCTGCTGAACGATCCCGAGGTGCTGTTCCTGGACGAGCCCACGCTGGGGCTCGACCCCGACGTGTCGGTGCGCATCCGCGCCCAGGTGGCGGATCTCCGGCGCGAGCGGGGCACCACCATCATCCTGACCACCCACTACATGCGGGAGGCCGAGGAGCTCTGCGACGAGATCGCCTTCATCAAGGGCGGTCGCATCCTCGCCCAGGGCCCGCCCGACGCCCTGAAGCGGCAGATCCGCATCGGCGAGGTGGTCGCGCTCAAGCTCGACCCCGTCGAGCCCGCCGGGCTCGCGGACCTGGCGGGGGTGCTCGACGTGCGGCGCCACGGCGACACCGTGGAGGCCACCGTGGACGCGGTCGAGAAGCGCCTGCCCGAGATCCTGCGCTGGCTGCACGACCAGGGCGTGGTGGTGCGCGACTGCCGAGTTCACGAGCCCGATCTCGAGGAGGTGTTCGTTGAGCTCGCTCGCTGA
- a CDS encoding nuclear transport factor 2 family protein, giving the protein MTPDDESAELEEANTRFYRAFEALDLTEMDTVWSHGEHVRCIHPGWAMLEGWEAVRQSWEAIFKDSREMRFSLGDVQARAAGDLGWVTCSENILSQVRGNIAVTTLLATNLFERGAGEWRMVLHHASHILTGQPPGSQ; this is encoded by the coding sequence ATGACGCCCGACGACGAGAGCGCCGAGCTCGAGGAGGCCAACACCCGCTTCTATCGGGCGTTCGAGGCGCTCGACCTCACCGAGATGGACACGGTGTGGTCCCACGGTGAGCACGTGCGGTGCATCCACCCCGGCTGGGCGATGCTGGAAGGGTGGGAGGCGGTGCGGCAGTCCTGGGAGGCCATCTTCAAGGACAGCCGGGAGATGCGCTTCAGCCTGGGCGACGTTCAGGCGCGAGCGGCGGGGGACCTGGGCTGGGTGACCTGCTCCGAGAACATCCTCTCCCAGGTGCGCGGCAACATCGCGGTGACCACCCTCCTCGCCACCAATCTCTTCGAGCGGGGAGCGGGCGAGTGGCGCATGGTGCTGCACCACGCCTCCCACATCCTGACCGGCCAGCCCCCGGGCAGCCAGTAA
- a CDS encoding glycosyltransferase family 39 protein gives MSLTAKTLLGVALVAAALFLSGLGAAPFVDPPEGFHAAVARDMVRLGDWITPRVDGVRYFDKPPLLYWLIASAFRLFGSGEAVARLGSALPGVGVAVLTAWIGNRLGGPRVGLIAGLVVAANLELYLFARLVNPDLLFILCITLGFAGFVAAYLERGGGPGAPWALLAFYAGLAASVLAKDVLGAVAPITVLAVFFALTRERAIVRRWVPWTGLLLFVVIAGPWYLLVELRSPNFLWYTVMDNHILNLFRLRAYPDEDVPLGALEFLAVTAAGFLPWALAVPAALWRRARGPWDTAEKRVWLLLTLWAMGVIGVVALSPFKLPHYGLPAFPALALLVAKLWDEVLDGKPGAPSAASVLVPPLLVLGAATIATVLMWQGRIAMPEEVLTSAEVSARNAGGVVGGMAFLSAAQAGSLFCSAAMALGLGALGAALGLALRGR, from the coding sequence TTGAGCCTGACCGCCAAGACGCTGCTCGGCGTGGCCCTGGTGGCGGCCGCGCTCTTCCTCTCCGGCCTGGGCGCGGCGCCGTTCGTGGATCCTCCCGAGGGCTTTCACGCCGCCGTCGCCCGCGACATGGTCCGCCTGGGCGACTGGATCACCCCGCGCGTGGACGGCGTGCGCTACTTCGACAAGCCGCCGCTGCTCTACTGGCTGATCGCCTCCGCCTTCCGCCTCTTCGGCTCCGGCGAGGCGGTGGCGCGCCTGGGCTCCGCGCTCCCCGGCGTCGGTGTCGCCGTGCTCACCGCCTGGATCGGCAATCGCCTGGGTGGGCCGCGCGTGGGCCTGATCGCCGGCCTCGTGGTCGCCGCCAATCTCGAGCTCTACCTCTTCGCGCGCCTCGTGAACCCCGACCTCCTGTTCATCCTGTGCATCACCCTCGGCTTCGCCGGCTTCGTCGCCGCGTACCTCGAGCGCGGCGGCGGGCCCGGCGCGCCGTGGGCGCTCCTCGCCTTCTACGCGGGGCTCGCCGCCTCAGTGCTCGCCAAGGACGTGCTGGGGGCGGTGGCGCCGATTACGGTGCTGGCCGTCTTCTTCGCGCTCACCCGCGAGCGGGCGATCGTCCGTCGCTGGGTGCCGTGGACAGGACTGCTGCTCTTCGTCGTGATCGCGGGCCCCTGGTACCTGCTCGTCGAGCTGCGAAGTCCGAACTTCCTCTGGTACACGGTCATGGACAACCACATCCTGAACCTGTTCCGGCTGCGCGCGTACCCCGACGAGGACGTGCCCCTCGGCGCGCTCGAGTTCCTGGCCGTCACCGCCGCGGGGTTCTTGCCCTGGGCGCTCGCGGTGCCGGCGGCGCTGTGGCGCCGTGCCCGTGGGCCGTGGGACACCGCGGAGAAGCGCGTCTGGCTCCTGCTGACCCTGTGGGCGATGGGCGTCATCGGCGTGGTCGCGCTCTCGCCGTTCAAGCTCCCGCACTACGGGCTGCCCGCATTTCCCGCGCTGGCTCTCCTCGTGGCCAAGCTCTGGGACGAGGTGCTCGACGGCAAGCCGGGTGCGCCCTCCGCGGCGAGCGTGCTCGTGCCCCCGCTGCTCGTGCTCGGCGCCGCCACCATCGCCACCGTGCTCATGTGGCAGGGCCGGATCGCCATGCCCGAGGAGGTGCTCACCTCCGCCGAAGTCTCCGCGCGGAACGCCGGCGGCGTCGTCGGGGGCATGGCGTTTCTCTCCGCCGCGCAGGCGGGTTCGCTCTTCTGCTCGGCGGCGATGGCGCTGGGGCTGGGCGCCCTGGGCGCCGCCCTGGGGCTGGCCCTGCGCGGCCGGTGA
- a CDS encoding methyltransferase domain-containing protein, producing MSRAPYRLKDDPYSSHSLILSRLGEGYGRRALDVGAADGYLAERLTAAGWKVTALERDPAQAARAAAHCEQALVVDLERDSPALAGAYDAIIYGDVVEHLSNPLHVLRQLNRHLAPGGVVVVSVPNVAHLWVRLSLLVGRFDYGERGILDRTHLAFFTRRTFLAFLSAAGLAPREMAVTPVPLPAVVPEGFHRATLAAVHRLSAGAARLWPGGLAYQFVAVCAPAGDGDGA from the coding sequence GTGAGTCGTGCGCCCTATCGGCTCAAGGACGACCCCTACTCGAGCCATTCGCTGATCCTGTCCCGACTCGGTGAAGGCTACGGTCGGCGCGCGCTCGATGTCGGGGCGGCCGACGGCTATCTCGCGGAGCGCCTCACCGCGGCGGGCTGGAAGGTGACGGCGCTGGAGCGCGACCCTGCCCAGGCGGCGCGGGCCGCCGCGCACTGCGAGCAGGCCCTCGTGGTGGATCTGGAGCGCGACTCGCCGGCGCTCGCGGGCGCCTACGACGCCATCATCTACGGTGACGTGGTGGAACACCTCTCGAACCCGCTCCATGTCCTGCGGCAGCTGAACCGCCACCTCGCCCCGGGCGGCGTGGTGGTGGTGTCGGTGCCGAACGTGGCGCATCTCTGGGTGCGGCTGTCGCTGCTGGTAGGCCGCTTCGATTACGGCGAGCGGGGGATCCTCGACCGGACGCACCTCGCGTTCTTCACACGACGGACCTTTCTCGCCTTCCTCAGCGCGGCGGGCCTGGCCCCGCGCGAGATGGCGGTCACGCCGGTGCCGCTGCCCGCGGTGGTTCCCGAGGGCTTCCACCGGGCAACCCTCGCCGCGGTGCACCGCCTGTCGGCGGGCGCGGCGCGGCTCTGGCCGGGCGGGCTCGCGTATCAGTTCGTGGCGGTGTGCGCGCCCGCCGGCGATGGCGACGGCGCGTGA
- a CDS encoding competence/damage-inducible protein A — protein sequence MAKTAGIVLIGNEILSGKITDANASYLCRELRALGVEVRKISVIPDEVDLIAAEVREFSRTHDVVFTSGGVGPTHDDVTMEGVARAIGTRVIRHPQLVSLLEGYFKGQKAQLTEARLRLAEVPEGAELVSDGALMFPAVTVKNIYILPGVPEIFRQKFDMLRERFRESPFHLTSVFVAIAESVLADHLNALVARHPELMLGSYPEFSNPEYKVKVTLESKDRGLMERAVEELLAALPPGALVRVQR from the coding sequence ATGGCGAAGACTGCTGGCATCGTCCTCATCGGCAACGAGATCCTCTCCGGCAAGATCACGGACGCCAATGCGTCGTACCTCTGCAGGGAGCTGCGCGCGCTCGGCGTGGAGGTCCGGAAGATCAGCGTCATCCCCGACGAGGTGGATCTCATCGCCGCGGAGGTGCGCGAGTTCAGCCGCACCCACGACGTGGTGTTCACCTCGGGCGGCGTGGGCCCGACCCACGACGACGTCACCATGGAAGGCGTGGCGCGGGCCATCGGCACCCGCGTGATCCGGCATCCGCAGCTCGTGAGCCTGCTCGAAGGCTACTTCAAGGGACAGAAGGCCCAGCTCACCGAGGCGCGGCTCCGTCTCGCCGAGGTGCCCGAGGGCGCGGAGCTGGTCTCGGACGGGGCCCTCATGTTCCCCGCGGTGACGGTGAAGAACATCTACATCCTGCCCGGCGTGCCGGAGATCTTCCGCCAGAAGTTCGACATGCTGCGGGAGCGCTTCCGCGAGTCTCCGTTCCACCTCACGAGCGTGTTCGTGGCGATCGCCGAGAGCGTGCTCGCCGATCACCTCAACGCCCTCGTGGCCCGGCATCCGGAGCTGATGCTCGGCTCCTATCCCGAATTCTCTAACCCGGAATACAAGGTCAAGGTGACCCTCGAGTCGAAGGACCGCGGGCTCATGGAGCGTGCCGTCGAGGAGCTGCTCGCCGCGCTTCCTCCGGGGGCGCTGGTGCGGGTACAGCGCTAG
- a CDS encoding diguanylate cyclase, with translation MTFTLGRKIAVGFIAALIVLVLISGVAFKSLNDLTQNGQRVEQTYQTLQVLEKILSLVGDVETGERGFLITGADHYLEPYRVARESLRAELARARGLTDDNPVQRQSLDLLQPLIARKLALVAQSISERERAGGADAQTLLEESQSTMDEIRTTISRIKAEELRLLAERADAAAASRLKALWVVGVGSFAAIALMGLAGLLIRLDLGRRRTAEAELKAAEERYRLLFDRSQAGIFRTNREGVLLECNAAFARTLGYRAPEDARGRNAADLHTDREAMAGLLRRLLAGETINDVEVPLKRRSGETVWALMSVVYMADPADPHFEGTIIDITDRKQASDRLVQLLQREHQLKEMGDQLDACLTLTEVYGVVRRSMEGMFPGAGALHVINASRNLVETVAAWGPSGAGGETVFAPADCWALRRGRAHVVEKSVDGLVCAHLETPLPDSYLCIPLVAQGEAVGVLYLAHGVEIAPFSPEEQRVAAVAADKLGLSLANLALRERLRTQSVRDHLTSLFNRRYMEETLERELRRAQRNTVPLSVIMVDVDHFKRFNDDHGHDAGDALLAELGRLLRGHVRVEDVPCRVGGEEFAIVLPGAAAKDAIRRAEDLREAARRLRIVHRGVSLGAVSISLGVAAYPEHGSAADGLLRAADGALYRAKREGRDRVILADAVPPSPPDSATA, from the coding sequence ATGACCTTCACGCTCGGGCGGAAAATCGCCGTCGGATTCATCGCCGCCCTGATCGTCCTCGTCCTCATCAGCGGGGTAGCCTTCAAGAGCCTGAACGACCTCACCCAGAACGGGCAGCGCGTGGAGCAGACCTACCAGACGCTTCAGGTGCTGGAGAAGATCCTCTCTTTGGTGGGCGACGTGGAGACCGGCGAGCGCGGCTTCCTCATCACGGGCGCCGACCACTACCTCGAGCCCTATCGCGTCGCGCGCGAGAGTCTCCGCGCCGAGCTCGCCCGCGCGCGCGGCCTCACCGACGACAATCCCGTCCAGCGCCAGAGCCTGGATCTCCTGCAGCCCCTCATCGCGCGCAAGCTCGCCCTCGTCGCCCAGAGCATCAGCGAGCGCGAGCGCGCAGGCGGTGCGGACGCGCAGACGCTCCTCGAGGAGAGCCAGTCCACCATGGACGAGATCCGGACCACCATCTCTCGGATCAAGGCGGAGGAGCTGCGCCTGCTCGCCGAGCGCGCGGACGCCGCGGCAGCGAGCCGCCTCAAGGCGCTCTGGGTCGTGGGCGTCGGGAGCTTTGCGGCCATCGCCCTCATGGGCCTGGCCGGGCTCCTGATCCGTCTGGACCTCGGCCGCCGGCGCACCGCCGAGGCCGAGCTCAAGGCCGCGGAGGAGCGCTACCGGCTCCTCTTCGACCGCAGCCAGGCCGGCATCTTCCGGACGAACCGGGAAGGCGTGCTCCTCGAGTGCAACGCGGCCTTCGCCCGCACGCTGGGCTACCGGGCGCCCGAGGACGCCCGCGGCCGCAACGCGGCCGATCTGCACACCGACCGTGAGGCGATGGCAGGCCTGCTGCGGCGACTCCTGGCCGGCGAGACGATCAACGACGTGGAGGTCCCGCTCAAGCGCCGGAGCGGCGAGACCGTGTGGGCCCTCATGAGCGTCGTCTACATGGCCGACCCCGCCGACCCGCACTTCGAAGGCACCATCATCGACATCACGGATCGGAAGCAGGCTTCCGACCGGCTCGTCCAGCTCCTGCAGAGGGAGCACCAGCTCAAGGAGATGGGCGACCAGCTGGATGCCTGCCTGACTCTCACCGAGGTGTACGGCGTGGTGCGGCGCTCGATGGAGGGGATGTTCCCGGGCGCGGGGGCGCTTCACGTGATCAACGCGTCCCGCAACCTCGTGGAGACGGTCGCCGCGTGGGGCCCGAGCGGCGCCGGCGGCGAGACGGTGTTCGCGCCGGCGGACTGCTGGGCGCTCCGGCGCGGCCGCGCCCACGTGGTCGAGAAGAGCGTTGACGGTCTCGTCTGCGCGCACCTCGAGACGCCCCTGCCCGATTCCTACCTCTGCATTCCCCTCGTGGCGCAGGGCGAGGCGGTCGGCGTGCTCTACCTCGCCCACGGCGTCGAGATCGCGCCCTTCAGCCCGGAGGAGCAGCGGGTCGCCGCCGTCGCCGCCGACAAGCTCGGGCTCTCGCTGGCCAACCTCGCGCTGCGCGAGCGGCTCCGCACGCAGTCGGTGCGCGACCATCTCACGAGCCTCTTCAACCGGCGCTACATGGAGGAGACGCTCGAACGAGAGCTCCGCCGGGCTCAGCGCAACACCGTGCCGCTGTCCGTGATCATGGTGGACGTGGATCACTTCAAGCGCTTCAACGACGATCACGGTCACGACGCCGGGGACGCGCTCCTCGCCGAGCTGGGCCGGCTCCTGCGCGGGCACGTCCGGGTCGAGGACGTGCCGTGCCGGGTGGGCGGCGAGGAGTTCGCGATCGTGCTGCCGGGCGCCGCCGCCAAGGACGCGATCCGTCGCGCCGAGGATCTGCGGGAGGCGGCCCGCCGCCTCCGCATCGTGCACCGCGGCGTGTCCCTCGGGGCGGTGTCCATCTCGCTGGGAGTGGCCGCCTATCCCGAGCACGGGTCGGCGGCCGACGGTCTGTTGCGCGCGGCCGACGGTGCCCTCTACCGCGCGAAGCGCGAGGGGCGCGACCGCGTGATCCTCGCCGACGCCGTCCCGCCCTCGCCCCCCGACTCAGCGACGGCGTAG
- a CDS encoding DUF2079 domain-containing protein, with the protein MTGRRALARALDTIAALLGAGILGALVAPYARPEDLFVALVLVLVLRHTLQPFSIPSPDPWRVTVVATAAYAAIFAFVTITRHINLMTHALDLGQYVQIVWSMATGRGPRMSLPEMHAWGDHLSPILWGLVPLFWIVPGPVTLLVVQSIALALGAPAVYLLARRHLEDDRLAGLFAVLYLLNPSLHGMNVRDFHPAVLAVPLLLWAFVAAVAGRPLLCAGALVLTLATREDAALPVIGFGLWLAVGRRQWLAGAATAAAAFAVLWADTRWVIPAFRGEPYVHHLRRYAAFGGSLIDIVAALVLHPLRVLGQILTLNRLVYALAMLAPLGFLPLLGPAELAGALPALAQNLLSRDPILFHHRTQYQAFVLPFLLVAAVTGAARVRARRPDLFAKGALVLAVAASLILASRTINQFAIYRWWPDASDRAAHRVIAQVPATGAVSAQDPYLPHVSLRPLVFVFPVGIEKANYLILNTASYPWRDLPGVTMARDGESVVIGMPDGQIYRYAVAAEGGPHLLLRRR; encoded by the coding sequence TTGACGGGCCGCCGGGCCCTCGCGCGCGCGCTCGACACGATCGCCGCGCTGCTGGGGGCGGGAATACTGGGGGCGCTCGTGGCACCCTATGCGCGCCCCGAGGATCTCTTCGTCGCCCTGGTCCTCGTGCTCGTGCTGCGGCACACCCTCCAGCCCTTTTCGATCCCGTCCCCCGACCCGTGGCGCGTGACCGTGGTCGCTACCGCCGCCTACGCCGCGATCTTCGCCTTCGTCACGATCACGCGGCACATCAATCTGATGACGCATGCCCTCGACCTGGGCCAGTACGTGCAGATCGTCTGGAGCATGGCGACGGGACGCGGGCCCCGGATGAGCCTGCCCGAGATGCACGCCTGGGGCGACCATCTCTCGCCCATCCTGTGGGGCCTGGTGCCGCTGTTCTGGATCGTGCCCGGGCCGGTCACCCTGCTGGTGGTGCAGTCGATCGCGCTCGCGCTCGGCGCCCCCGCGGTCTATCTCCTCGCGCGCCGCCATCTGGAAGACGACCGGCTGGCCGGCCTCTTCGCCGTCCTCTATCTCTTGAATCCCTCGCTGCACGGCATGAACGTGCGCGACTTCCATCCCGCCGTCCTCGCGGTGCCGCTGCTCCTCTGGGCCTTCGTGGCCGCGGTCGCGGGACGCCCCCTCCTCTGCGCCGGCGCGCTCGTCCTCACGCTCGCGACCCGCGAGGACGCCGCCCTCCCGGTGATCGGGTTCGGTCTCTGGCTCGCGGTCGGACGTCGTCAGTGGCTGGCCGGCGCGGCGACGGCGGCCGCGGCCTTCGCCGTGCTCTGGGCGGATACTCGCTGGGTCATTCCCGCCTTCCGGGGCGAGCCCTACGTGCACCACCTGCGCCGGTACGCGGCCTTCGGAGGCTCGCTGATCGACATCGTGGCCGCGCTCGTGCTCCATCCGCTGCGCGTGCTCGGGCAGATCCTCACCCTGAATCGGCTGGTCTACGCGCTGGCGATGCTGGCGCCCCTCGGATTCCTCCCTCTCCTGGGCCCGGCCGAGCTGGCCGGCGCCCTGCCGGCCCTCGCCCAGAATCTCCTCAGCCGTGACCCGATCCTGTTTCACCACCGCACGCAGTACCAGGCCTTCGTCCTGCCCTTCCTCCTCGTCGCCGCCGTGACCGGCGCGGCGCGCGTCCGCGCGCGGCGACCCGACCTCTTCGCGAAGGGCGCGCTCGTGCTCGCGGTCGCCGCCAGCCTGATCCTGGCATCGAGGACGATCAACCAGTTCGCGATCTACCGCTGGTGGCCGGATGCCAGCGATCGGGCCGCCCACCGGGTCATCGCCCAGGTGCCCGCGACAGGGGCGGTATCGGCGCAGGATCCCTACTTGCCCCACGTGTCGCTGCGCCCGCTGGTGTTCGTTTTCCCCGTGGGCATCGAGAAGGCCAACTACCTGATCCTCAACACCGCGAGCTATCCCTGGCGCGACCTGCCGGGCGTGACCATGGCGCGGGACGGCGAGAGCGTGGTGATCGGCATGCCGGACGGCCAGATCTATCGCTATGCGGTGGCCGCGGAAGGCGGCCCGCACCTCCTGCTACGCCGTCGCTGA